A genomic segment from Verrucomicrobiaceae bacterium encodes:
- a CDS encoding 3D domain-containing protein: MPKGIFENGGLFSKKTEVRQAQTFKSTGPLVTGVRYEVRKALATTVPFRPTDVKRYTFVLDKPKPIEKVPLMLAEAARPVHGTSLRVRTTAYTHSESDHIVYGVKNAIGTNLKYGSLRSAAADWSRFPVGTRFCINSEPGIVYEVDDYGSALVGTSTIDIYKPSRGMMNAWGVRHVDIKVVKWGSYERSMQLMRDRTRWPHVRRMMNSIQARVKSGGASSMPLTASI, translated from the coding sequence ATGCCGAAGGGAATCTTTGAAAACGGCGGCTTGTTCTCGAAAAAGACGGAAGTCCGTCAGGCGCAGACGTTCAAGAGCACTGGGCCACTGGTGACGGGAGTCCGCTATGAAGTACGCAAGGCCCTGGCCACGACGGTGCCTTTCCGTCCTACAGATGTGAAGCGTTACACTTTTGTGCTCGATAAGCCCAAACCGATCGAAAAAGTGCCCCTCATGCTCGCAGAGGCCGCTCGTCCGGTGCATGGCACCAGCTTGCGTGTCCGCACTACCGCTTACACGCATAGTGAGAGCGACCACATCGTGTATGGAGTGAAGAACGCCATCGGCACCAATTTGAAGTACGGCAGCCTGCGTAGTGCAGCGGCGGATTGGTCACGTTTCCCAGTGGGCACCCGTTTCTGCATCAATAGCGAGCCTGGAATCGTCTATGAAGTCGATGACTATGGCAGCGCCCTGGTCGGCACGAGCACCATCGACATCTACAAGCCCAGCCGTGGCATGATGAATGCCTGGGGAGTCCGCCATGTGGACATCAAAGTCGTCAAATGGGGTTCCTACGAGCGCAGCATGCAGCTCATGCGTGACCGCACTCGCTGGCCGCATGTGCGCCGTATGATGAACAGCATCCAGGCCCGTGTGAAGTCTGGCGGAGCCTCCTCCATGCCACTGACCGCCTCAATTTGA
- a CDS encoding enterochelin esterase, whose translation MRLNLIFALTALFLPGVLFSQQAQKASSAPFSPQKAFLALKDFAQATPEQKKSLHQQVARVFGQKNLAHGRAAPKIEGATVLWATLDPKPAQVVREDGMPLGEMIALGSDGLQALALELPNFSELRYRIESDGMPRMAGSVRIEHFPPAAESVALPDVPKGSLQKFEWAQSQVFPGTVRDVTVYLPAGFQPDEETCLMVWQDGSRNADPTSGMRVPIVFDNLIHRQEMPRTVGVFIDPGRKPNQKPGSKAANRGFEYDSLGDAYVRFLLTEILPEVEKRYRVRFRAAPEARAIAGGSSGGICAFTAAWERPDQFQKVLSWVGSFVNLRGGHVYPSIIRITERKPLRIYLQDGHNDLDNPFGNWPLANKQMSAALQFMKYDHRIDWNGSFHGSKGMAPLLPDALRWLWRDVR comes from the coding sequence ATGCGCCTGAACCTGATTTTTGCCCTCACTGCTCTTTTCCTGCCGGGAGTTCTTTTCTCCCAGCAAGCCCAAAAGGCCTCTTCAGCCCCGTTTTCGCCCCAAAAGGCGTTTTTAGCTCTCAAAGACTTCGCTCAGGCCACCCCAGAGCAGAAAAAGTCGCTTCACCAGCAGGTGGCCCGTGTCTTTGGCCAAAAAAACCTCGCTCATGGTCGTGCCGCGCCGAAAATCGAGGGCGCTACGGTGCTGTGGGCCACACTTGATCCAAAACCGGCCCAGGTCGTGCGTGAGGATGGTATGCCGCTGGGCGAGATGATCGCCCTGGGCAGTGATGGACTCCAGGCACTGGCATTGGAGTTGCCGAATTTTTCTGAGCTACGCTACCGAATCGAGTCCGACGGCATGCCGCGCATGGCGGGTAGTGTGCGCATCGAGCACTTTCCGCCAGCGGCTGAGAGTGTGGCCCTGCCAGATGTGCCAAAGGGTAGCCTGCAAAAATTCGAGTGGGCGCAGAGCCAGGTCTTCCCCGGAACTGTCCGGGATGTGACGGTTTACTTGCCTGCTGGATTCCAGCCGGATGAAGAAACCTGCCTGATGGTCTGGCAGGACGGCTCGCGGAATGCAGATCCCACCAGCGGCATGCGGGTGCCGATCGTGTTCGATAACCTCATCCACCGCCAGGAAATGCCGCGCACCGTCGGTGTCTTCATTGATCCTGGTCGCAAGCCTAACCAGAAGCCCGGGAGCAAAGCCGCCAACCGTGGATTTGAATACGACTCTTTGGGAGATGCCTACGTGCGCTTTTTGCTCACGGAAATCCTGCCAGAGGTCGAAAAACGTTATCGCGTGAGGTTCCGCGCCGCACCCGAGGCACGGGCGATCGCTGGCGGCTCCTCTGGCGGTATTTGTGCCTTCACCGCTGCTTGGGAAAGACCAGATCAGTTTCAAAAAGTGCTCTCCTGGGTGGGTTCCTTCGTCAATCTGCGCGGTGGCCATGTCTATCCCTCCATCATCCGCATCACGGAGCGTAAGCCGCTACGCATCTATCTCCAAGATGGTCACAACGATCTGGACAACCCCTTTGGGAACTGGCCGCTGGCCAATAAGCAGATGTCCGCAGCTCTCCAGTTCATGAAATACGATCACCGGATCGACTGGAATGGCTCCTTCCACGGCAGCAAAGGCATGGCTCCGCTCCTCCCAGATGCTCTCCGCTGGCTCTGGCGTGATGTGCGCTGA
- a CDS encoding HAD family hydrolase → MPKLLLFDIDGTLIDSHGAGGAAILDAAEAYFGVSREDLPPLQLAGATDPAIAMDVFGHLGREHTGEAISAFLGHYLENLHRRLHAPDFSGCMLPGVKVLLDALGEEKSAHLGLLTGNVRRGAEIKLGRHGIFDRFVDGAFGCDHHDRNQLGPIGRRRMQAATGVEYDLKDIIVIGDTPKDIRCAAAFGAKCLAVATGQYSAAELRVHAPWRCVDSLAEVPDMIELLVHS, encoded by the coding sequence ATGCCCAAATTACTCCTCTTCGACATCGACGGAACGCTCATCGACAGCCACGGCGCAGGTGGAGCGGCCATTTTAGATGCTGCGGAGGCTTATTTTGGAGTCTCGCGTGAAGATCTGCCGCCGCTGCAGCTCGCAGGTGCCACGGACCCCGCCATCGCGATGGATGTCTTTGGCCACCTGGGTCGTGAGCACACGGGGGAGGCCATTTCGGCGTTTCTGGGCCATTATCTCGAAAATCTGCACCGCAGGCTGCATGCGCCCGATTTCAGTGGCTGCATGCTTCCAGGGGTGAAAGTGCTGCTCGATGCCCTAGGCGAAGAAAAAAGTGCTCACCTCGGATTACTCACTGGAAACGTTCGCCGCGGAGCAGAGATCAAACTGGGCCGCCACGGCATTTTTGACCGTTTTGTCGATGGTGCCTTTGGATGTGACCACCATGATCGGAACCAGCTCGGCCCCATCGGACGCCGGCGCATGCAGGCCGCGACAGGGGTGGAATACGATCTGAAGGACATCATCGTCATCGGCGACACACCGAAGGACATCCGCTGTGCGGCGGCATTCGGGGCCAAATGCCTCGCTGTGGCCACTGGGCAATACAGCGCGGCAGAGCTGCGTGTGCATGCTCCCTGGCGCTGCGTCGATTCCTTGGCGGAGGTGCCGGACATGATCGAGTTGCTCGTTCACTCATAA